One window of Rasiella rasia genomic DNA carries:
- a CDS encoding alpha/beta hydrolase produces MPYWVHISIWVVAIYIVISILLYYLQDYFLFKPEKLPADFKFYYENQVVEEYNLETSDGAIINGLHFKAKETKGVVLYLKGNSKSMKGWGKFAVDFTRHGYDVVMVDYRGFGKSIGKRTQENLKKDLQYVYNKIRERVKEKYIILYGRSLGSGFATKLASMNHPRMLILDAPYYSLVKVTGRYMAFMPLSILLKYPMPTYKWLQYVNCPVHIIHGTNDKLIPFSSSVKLSKIKPEITRLWPIIEGGHKNLNNFESYHEILSQIINIEPAKIDLSLTSYKVAHSAKRTK; encoded by the coding sequence ATGCCGTATTGGGTTCATATAAGTATTTGGGTAGTTGCAATCTATATTGTAATAAGTATACTACTATACTATCTTCAAGACTACTTCTTGTTTAAGCCAGAAAAATTGCCAGCCGATTTTAAATTCTATTACGAAAATCAGGTAGTAGAAGAGTACAATTTAGAAACAAGTGATGGAGCAATAATTAACGGACTGCATTTTAAGGCGAAAGAAACAAAGGGCGTAGTGCTTTACTTAAAGGGAAACAGTAAAAGCATGAAAGGTTGGGGAAAATTTGCGGTAGATTTTACCCGTCATGGTTATGATGTTGTGATGGTAGACTATCGTGGCTTCGGAAAAAGTATTGGTAAACGCACGCAAGAAAATCTTAAAAAAGACCTTCAATATGTGTACAACAAGATTAGAGAGCGGGTTAAAGAGAAATATATCATTTTATATGGCCGTTCATTAGGTTCTGGATTTGCTACTAAGCTTGCATCTATGAACCATCCGCGTATGCTTATATTAGATGCTCCTTATTATAGTCTAGTAAAAGTTACGGGGCGCTACATGGCTTTTATGCCGCTTTCTATCCTGCTGAAATATCCTATGCCAACCTACAAATGGCTTCAATATGTAAATTGTCCTGTACATATTATTCATGGTACTAACGATAAACTCATCCCATTTTCTAGTAGTGTTAAGTTATCTAAAATTAAACCTGAAATCACTAGGCTTTGGCCAATTATTGAAGGCGGACATAAAAACTTGAATAATTTTGAGTCGTATCATGAAATTTTATCACAAATTATTAATATTGAACCTGCAAAAATAGACTTGTCGCTTACCAGCTATAAGGTAGCGCATTCGGCTAAAAGAACTAAGTAA
- a CDS encoding alpha/beta hydrolase, whose translation MKRLIKFIGGVLVTAFIAVLAVYFFQERLIFLSETLPPDYEYTFDASFEEISIATEDGSQLNALHFTVEKPAGIVLYFHGNAGNLSKWGSIASQFTSLNYDVLMMDYRGYGKSTGARNEKQLYNDANLFYNKAKELFPESRIIVFGRSLGTTFATYVASQNKPRKLILESPFYSLESLAEDRYPFLPVKQLLKFRFNTASFIDGVSCGITIIHGTEDGVVPIDSANLLFKSIPEHQGIMVRIKNGKHNNLGKFQEYWLAIRKELAY comes from the coding sequence ATGAAAAGACTGATAAAATTTATTGGAGGTGTGTTAGTGACAGCATTCATAGCTGTACTAGCCGTATATTTTTTTCAAGAACGGTTAATTTTTTTGTCAGAAACACTACCTCCAGATTATGAATATACGTTCGACGCTTCTTTTGAAGAAATTTCGATTGCAACAGAAGATGGCTCGCAGTTAAACGCATTACATTTCACAGTCGAAAAGCCAGCCGGCATTGTACTGTATTTTCATGGAAATGCGGGTAATTTATCTAAATGGGGTAGCATTGCATCGCAGTTTACAAGCCTAAATTACGATGTGTTAATGATGGACTACAGAGGCTATGGTAAGAGTACAGGTGCTAGAAATGAAAAACAGTTATATAACGATGCAAACTTATTCTATAATAAGGCAAAAGAATTATTTCCAGAATCTCGAATTATTGTATTTGGTAGATCTTTAGGTACCACTTTCGCAACCTATGTGGCATCACAAAACAAGCCGAGAAAGCTTATTTTAGAATCACCGTTCTACAGCCTAGAATCGCTTGCTGAAGATAGGTATCCTTTTCTTCCTGTAAAGCAGTTGCTTAAATTTAGATTTAATACGGCGAGCTTCATAGATGGTGTTTCTTGCGGTATTACGATAATTCACGGAACAGAAGATGGAGTAGTTCCTATAGACTCTGCCAATTTGTTATTTAAAAGTATACCCGAACATCAAGGAATAATGGTGCGCATAAAAAATGGCAAACACAATAATCTTGGTAAATTTCAAGAGTATTGGCTTGCCATTAGAAAAGAACTAGCCTACTAG
- a CDS encoding 4Fe-4S dicluster domain-containing protein yields MAIIITDECINCGACEPECPNTAIYEGADDWRYADGTDLEGDVILPNGRAVDATETQEPVSDEIYYIVPDKCTECKGFHEEPQCAAVCPVDCCVPDENHVETDEELLAKQSFMHQE; encoded by the coding sequence ATGGCAATTATAATAACAGACGAATGTATTAATTGTGGTGCTTGCGAGCCTGAATGCCCAAACACAGCAATCTACGAAGGTGCAGACGATTGGCGGTATGCAGATGGTACCGATTTAGAGGGTGATGTAATACTGCCTAACGGTAGAGCAGTAGATGCCACTGAAACGCAAGAGCCTGTAAGTGATGAAATTTATTATATCGTGCCTGATAAATGTACCGAATGTAAAGGCTTTCATGAAGAGCCGCAATGTGCTGCCGTATGCCCGGTAGACTGTTGTGTACCTGATGAAAACCATGTAGAAACCGATGAAGAGCTTCTCGCTAAACAATCTTTTATGCATCAGGAATAA